The following proteins are encoded in a genomic region of Paenibacillus sp. FSL R7-0273:
- a CDS encoding C45 family autoproteolytic acyltransferase/hydolase — MSIKTAVYRHIVTEGSHYEVGRALGAYFRHNRELMDFLSSPFMEADPLLPDAAEIAMEQFEQYCPGLNQEILGFADEAGVPAANIVFYYSYIQPTGYCSQAAVSAGTGTDSRTYHMRNYDFGWEEAPYNQLLLCTTRVTGKPAHIGFALQLFGRYDGMNEEGLCITTTSGRIRPALSEAGFAFPGVVRTVLDSCATAKEAVSLLHSMPVSDFRNFLISDRHGCIALAEVAGAHKAFEFLDPSEAAFRRQTVSANHYNLEAMQPHNLQIMPNSRTRAQIMQTALNKAADPHETLSVMKQLTARSYPKGISCHHYSEGFGTLWSTICDNAARELHVCFGSPQLNPWSTFGCSSPPGISEYTARLPDEPSGAGFW, encoded by the coding sequence ATGTCAATTAAAACAGCTGTATACCGGCACATTGTTACCGAAGGGTCTCACTATGAGGTCGGGCGCGCTCTCGGGGCTTATTTCAGACATAACCGGGAGCTTATGGACTTTCTGTCCTCCCCTTTTATGGAAGCCGATCCGCTGCTGCCAGATGCTGCAGAAATAGCGATGGAGCAATTCGAACAGTATTGTCCGGGCCTAAATCAGGAGATTCTGGGCTTTGCTGATGAAGCTGGCGTCCCGGCTGCGAACATTGTGTTCTACTATTCCTATATCCAGCCTACCGGATATTGCAGCCAGGCGGCCGTCAGCGCCGGGACAGGAACAGACAGCCGCACTTACCATATGCGTAACTATGATTTTGGCTGGGAAGAGGCTCCCTATAATCAATTACTGCTCTGTACAACCAGAGTTACGGGAAAACCTGCGCATATCGGCTTTGCGCTTCAATTATTTGGCCGGTATGACGGAATGAATGAAGAAGGATTATGTATAACAACAACCTCCGGCCGGATAAGACCAGCCCTGTCAGAAGCAGGTTTTGCATTTCCGGGGGTCGTACGTACGGTGCTCGACAGCTGTGCCACAGCCAAGGAAGCTGTTTCTCTGCTGCACAGCATGCCCGTCTCCGACTTCCGGAATTTCCTCATTTCCGACAGGCACGGCTGTATTGCACTGGCCGAGGTGGCCGGAGCACATAAAGCATTTGAATTTCTGGACCCGTCAGAAGCAGCCTTCCGCCGGCAGACCGTATCTGCCAATCATTATAATCTTGAAGCCATGCAGCCTCACAACCTGCAGATTATGCCAAACTCCCGCACCAGAGCGCAGATTATGCAGACCGCTCTCAACAAAGCTGCTGACCCGCACGAGACACTTTCCGTCATGAAGCAACTAACCGCAAGGTCTTATCCGAAAGGCATCAGCTGCCATCACTACAGTGAGGGCTTTGGAACGCTGTGGTCCACGATCTGTGATAATGCAGCCCGTGAGCTGCATGTATGCTTTGGTTCACCGCAGCTGAATCCATGGAGCACCTTCGGCTGCAGCAGCCCACCGGGAATCAGCGAATATACTGCCAGGCTGCCGGATGAACCTTCAGGAGCCGGCTTCTGGTGA
- a CDS encoding LacI family DNA-binding transcriptional regulator has protein sequence MKKATMKDIARLANVSVATVSYVLNNVKNQTIPDPTRQSILAIAKELNYVPNLAARSLVVQRTGMVGILINKSPGLPYWKRQSYMSLTDSLESRLTAAGYHTLVISLDPLNPAMDVIRERKLDAVFVVDVPDEMFYRISANFTDGVPLILISSLIDDRMFNQVNYNFPQALKAAVSAAPTSSCLIMESFHNAALAGWIMGSSGLAAEDLFVMEGKDGASEELEAFLLRSRGKQVIVINEFLAKAVERTGLAASVTALCTCGFPEIVQPDTRIIRFQNDRAQTAFELMVKLNSAPDDPAIAAGNQFLVDVAP, from the coding sequence ATGAAGAAAGCAACGATGAAGGATATCGCCCGGCTGGCTAATGTATCTGTCGCTACAGTCAGCTATGTGCTGAATAATGTGAAAAACCAGACGATCCCCGACCCTACCCGCCAGAGCATTCTTGCCATTGCCAAAGAGCTGAATTATGTTCCCAATCTGGCTGCACGCTCGCTTGTGGTTCAGCGGACCGGAATGGTCGGCATCCTCATCAACAAATCTCCCGGCCTTCCCTACTGGAAGCGCCAAAGCTATATGTCCCTGACAGACAGTCTGGAGTCCAGGCTTACCGCTGCCGGCTATCATACGCTGGTGATCAGTCTTGATCCGCTGAACCCGGCGATGGATGTCATCCGGGAACGCAAGCTCGATGCCGTCTTCGTTGTGGATGTCCCGGATGAAATGTTTTACCGGATTTCTGCAAACTTCACGGACGGTGTGCCCCTGATTCTGATCAGCAGTCTGATTGATGACCGGATGTTTAATCAGGTTAATTATAACTTCCCCCAGGCGCTCAAGGCGGCTGTTTCTGCTGCGCCGACTTCCTCCTGCCTGATCATGGAGAGCTTTCACAACGCGGCGCTTGCCGGCTGGATTATGGGCAGCTCCGGACTTGCCGCGGAAGATCTGTTTGTTATGGAAGGCAAAGACGGGGCTTCGGAAGAGCTGGAGGCTTTTTTGCTGCGCAGCCGCGGCAAGCAGGTTATTGTCATTAATGAGTTTTTGGCAAAAGCGGTTGAACGCACCGGGCTCGCCGCCTCGGTTACAGCGCTATGTACATGCGGATTTCCGGAAATTGTACAGCCGGACACACGCATTATCCGGTTTCAGAATGACCGGGCCCAGACTGCCTTTGAACTGATGGTGAAGCTGAATTCCGCTCCGGATGATCCGGCAATTGCTGCGGGCAACCAATTTTTAGTTGATGTTGCTCCCTGA
- a CDS encoding MFS transporter: MIPSAAGSGQALPEASGKYPVLHKNRTFLLLFSASTLSVLGNAFHALALSLWVLQETGSARMMSILTISNLLLCSLLGSVTGTLADRMNRRTLILCSYLVQSLTVLAIAFTLTLHSPSYILIICLTGIVTAAGQFQAPAFQASLLPVVGKDNIQQAAGWMTLSENISRTLGYALGGIFVTAFGGAWAVFVEGMTFMLALLLVAAAGAFAGNTGAVLTDRSFKQDVAGGFRYIWSHAFARSVIILLPVLTMFFLSCLMLTQVMAVQVWKAAPFQFGLLESSIPLGYMLGSGMIILAAKRLKHRGIIVSASLLLLGPLYLLLSLTTSMNAALPVILLIGFTFSFSTLLINIILRLEVPEELQGRMFGVLGSLMSVAPPLGLAAFSAGADVFGVSQVMAAAGVLLSLFGTAAVLTLKQIRRYK; the protein is encoded by the coding sequence ATGATTCCATCTGCTGCCGGTTCCGGCCAGGCGTTACCTGAAGCGTCCGGTAAATATCCGGTTCTGCACAAGAACAGGACCTTTCTTTTGCTTTTCTCTGCAAGCACCTTGTCGGTTCTGGGTAACGCCTTTCATGCGCTGGCGCTAAGCCTGTGGGTACTGCAGGAAACAGGCAGCGCGAGGATGATGAGCATCCTTACGATCAGCAATCTCCTCCTCTGCTCGCTGCTGGGCAGTGTGACAGGTACGCTGGCTGACCGGATGAACCGCAGGACGCTGATTCTGTGCTCCTATCTCGTCCAGAGCCTTACTGTGCTGGCCATTGCCTTCACGCTCACTCTGCATTCCCCGTCCTACATTCTTATCATCTGCCTGACTGGAATCGTGACCGCTGCCGGCCAGTTCCAGGCTCCGGCGTTCCAGGCTTCGCTGCTCCCTGTCGTCGGAAAAGATAATATACAGCAGGCAGCCGGCTGGATGACCCTGTCCGAGAATATTTCCCGTACACTAGGCTACGCTCTGGGCGGCATTTTCGTCACAGCCTTCGGGGGAGCCTGGGCGGTATTTGTGGAAGGGATGACGTTCATGCTGGCGTTGCTGCTGGTTGCGGCTGCCGGCGCTTTTGCAGGAAATACGGGTGCTGTGCTTACGGATCGTTCCTTCAAGCAGGATGTGGCCGGCGGCTTCCGCTACATCTGGAGCCATGCCTTTGCCCGGTCAGTTATCATTCTGCTGCCGGTGCTCACCATGTTCTTTCTGTCCTGCCTGATGCTTACCCAGGTGATGGCGGTTCAGGTCTGGAAGGCAGCGCCCTTTCAGTTCGGACTGCTGGAGAGCAGCATACCGCTTGGCTACATGCTGGGGTCTGGGATGATTATTCTGGCGGCTAAAAGGCTAAAGCACCGGGGAATCATTGTGTCGGCAAGTCTGCTGCTGCTCGGACCGCTCTACCTGCTCCTCTCCCTCACTACCTCTATGAATGCGGCACTTCCGGTTATTCTGCTGATCGGCTTCACCTTCTCCTTCAGTACGCTGCTAATCAATATCATCCTCAGGCTCGAGGTGCCGGAAGAGCTGCAGGGCCGGATGTTCGGCGTCCTCGGCTCGCTTATGAGTGTCGCACCTCCGCTCGGACTTGCAGCTTTCTCGGCAGGGGCGGACGTATTTGGTGTATCTCAGGTAATGGCAGCTGCAGGAGTTCTGCTGAGCCTGTTCGGAACTGCAGCAGTGTTAACGCTTAAGCAAATCCGCAGATATAAATAA
- a CDS encoding GNAT family N-acetyltransferase, whose translation MNRFNAIMRYLRRNPLKNVTPLKMLTAYPQVMDCYLAEQAEHWGILLLLPADAYYYDRLAYPEADYIVLMDYSSPEMLPGLISRIPADTSLVFKLQEDTRRAVSPHFPLTHVRSFYSYSSLPGHHYLPDEAAVFSGQMDERLLPLWMENGYTPEEIRQYFEDGAFSVAIYKDTTPLSTCIVFRNEEQIWEIGAVHTAEPGRRQGLAARVVKTALHHTLARGYIPRYQVQDNNTPSIQLAEAAGLTLAVKLEHWINYIPQQK comes from the coding sequence GTGAACCGCTTCAATGCGATTATGCGTTACCTGCGCCGTAATCCGTTAAAAAATGTAACCCCGCTAAAGATGTTGACTGCCTATCCGCAGGTAATGGACTGTTATCTGGCCGAGCAGGCAGAGCACTGGGGAATTCTGCTGCTATTGCCGGCAGACGCCTATTATTATGACCGGCTGGCATACCCTGAAGCAGATTACATTGTGCTTATGGACTACAGCAGTCCCGAGATGCTTCCTGGGCTCATAAGCCGGATTCCTGCTGATACCAGCCTGGTGTTCAAGCTCCAGGAGGATACGAGACGGGCTGTCTCTCCGCATTTTCCGCTTACACATGTCCGCAGCTTCTATTCCTACAGCAGTCTGCCCGGACATCACTACCTACCGGACGAAGCTGCAGTGTTCAGCGGACAGATGGATGAGCGCCTGCTGCCGCTGTGGATGGAGAACGGCTATACACCGGAGGAGATCCGGCAGTATTTTGAGGACGGCGCTTTCTCGGTAGCTATTTACAAGGATACAACTCCGCTTAGTACCTGTATCGTTTTCCGCAACGAGGAGCAGATCTGGGAGATCGGGGCAGTACATACAGCGGAACCCGGCCGCAGGCAGGGGCTGGCTGCGCGTGTAGTCAAGACGGCGCTGCATCATACCTTGGCGCGCGGTTACATACCGAGATATCAGGTGCAGGATAATAATACGCCTTCAATACAGCTGGCTGAAGCCGCAGGTCTTACCCTGGCAGTCAAGCTGGAGCACTGGATCAATTACATCCCGCAGCAGAAATAA
- a CDS encoding DUF4190 domain-containing protein — protein MNYQPYGQQQDYYPPPPPPPAQTNGKSIASLVLGILSIVTPYIGLLFGIVAIILSALSLKEIRNRYEGGRGLAIAGLVCGIVGTIIYALLIIFLLLVIFAAVKMNDVETIRTLNFNTNDI, from the coding sequence ATGAATTATCAACCGTATGGTCAGCAACAGGATTACTATCCTCCCCCGCCGCCACCGCCGGCCCAGACAAACGGCAAGTCCATTGCCTCGCTGGTATTGGGGATTCTCTCCATCGTGACCCCTTATATCGGCCTCCTGTTCGGAATCGTGGCGATTATCCTGTCTGCGCTCTCCCTGAAGGAGATCCGTAACCGTTATGAAGGCGGCCGGGGGCTGGCCATTGCCGGGCTGGTCTGCGGAATTGTCGGCACGATTATTTACGCCCTGCTCATTATTTTCTTATTACTTGTTATTTTCGCAGCCGTTAAAATGAACGATGTAGAAACAATCAGAACGCTAAATTTTAATACTAATGACATTTAA